Proteins from one Corallococcus exiguus genomic window:
- a CDS encoding nucleotidyltransferase domain-containing protein, with product MAPSLLDTFRVLSSFEPPRGKLRGAPWEAYVDWAIAQGLAPLAAYNLEYRMGGGEAPEWARDRMMSIYTGSVNDNVMKLVHFKRIVDQLEGRKILLLGGAAFAEALYPHVGFRPVLDIQVLVRRMDVDGFAGYLSNHEFVPEEDTTNSGAARVVSDGRTPIHIYADVLGANRREQLAGIFERARPMKVYGQSVFRPELEDALLLTALDQAHHGYDVPWLSFVDLRELITGATWMGGIYSRPMDVPALLARAEAFGLERALYTSLAIVARLFPEAEAQATAAFPPLRRATRELLDRGVVGPVSTPGRSSALRGVDRLRRLLTGR from the coding sequence ATGGCGCCCAGCCTCCTCGACACCTTCCGGGTCCTGTCCTCCTTCGAGCCCCCGCGCGGAAAGCTCCGGGGCGCGCCATGGGAGGCGTACGTCGACTGGGCCATCGCGCAGGGACTGGCGCCGCTCGCGGCGTACAACCTGGAGTACCGGATGGGCGGGGGCGAGGCGCCGGAGTGGGCCCGCGACCGGATGATGTCCATCTACACCGGCTCCGTGAACGACAACGTCATGAAGCTGGTCCACTTCAAGCGCATCGTGGATCAGCTGGAGGGCCGCAAGATTCTCCTCCTGGGCGGCGCGGCCTTCGCGGAGGCGCTCTATCCGCACGTGGGCTTCCGGCCCGTGCTGGACATCCAGGTGCTGGTGCGCCGCATGGACGTGGACGGCTTCGCCGGCTACCTGTCCAACCACGAGTTCGTCCCAGAGGAGGACACGACGAACAGCGGCGCCGCGCGCGTCGTGTCCGACGGCCGCACCCCCATCCACATCTACGCGGACGTGCTGGGCGCGAACCGACGTGAGCAGTTGGCCGGCATCTTCGAGCGCGCCCGACCCATGAAGGTCTACGGACAGTCCGTCTTCCGCCCGGAGCTGGAGGACGCGCTGTTGCTCACCGCGCTGGACCAGGCCCACCACGGGTATGACGTGCCCTGGCTGTCGTTCGTGGACCTGCGCGAGCTCATCACCGGCGCCACCTGGATGGGCGGCATCTATTCGCGCCCGATGGATGTCCCGGCGCTGCTCGCGCGCGCGGAGGCGTTCGGCCTGGAGCGCGCCCTCTACACGTCGCTGGCCATCGTGGCGCGGCTATTCCCGGAAGCGGAGGCGCAGGCCACCGCCGCGTTCCCGCCGCTGCGCCGCGCGACTCGTGAACTTCTGGACCGGGGCGTGGTGGGTCCGGTGAGCACCCCCGGACGTTCCTCCGCCCTACGGGGTGTGGACAGACTGCGTCGCCTCCTCACGGGGCGATAA
- a CDS encoding UDP-glucose dehydrogenase family protein, giving the protein MRIAIIGSGYVGLVAGTCFADSGNDVACVDIDERKIRMLQDGQVPIYEPGLEELIRKNVKEKRLTFTTNLAEGVQNAQAVFIAVGTPEGESGEADLQYVLAAAQAVGRAMKQYTVVVDKSTVPVGTADKVREAIAKVTDVEFDVVSNPEFLKEGAALDDFFKPDRVVIGADTERARTLMGELYAPFVRTENPILFMDTRSAELTKYAANAMLATRISFMNDVAALCEKVGADVDFVRKGLGADKRIGYPFLFPGVGYGGSCFPKDVKALVTTAREYGLELDLLRAVERTNERQKKLLVNKAVKHYGTLEGKKFGVWGLAFKPKTDDMREAPSIEVIEGLIGKGATVIAHDPVAAHASKRVFGDRIRYADLPYDALEGVDGLFVVTEWNEFRHPDFARMKSLMKSPVIFDGRNIFQPARMREQGFTYFGIGRK; this is encoded by the coding sequence ATGCGCATTGCCATTATCGGATCGGGTTACGTCGGACTCGTCGCGGGCACCTGCTTCGCGGACTCGGGCAACGACGTCGCGTGCGTGGACATCGACGAGCGGAAGATCCGCATGCTCCAGGATGGACAGGTCCCCATCTACGAGCCGGGTCTGGAGGAGCTCATCCGCAAGAACGTGAAGGAGAAGCGCCTCACGTTCACCACGAACCTGGCCGAAGGCGTGCAGAACGCGCAGGCCGTGTTCATCGCCGTAGGCACCCCTGAAGGGGAGAGCGGCGAGGCGGATCTCCAGTACGTGCTCGCGGCGGCGCAGGCGGTGGGCCGCGCGATGAAGCAGTACACGGTGGTGGTGGACAAGAGCACCGTGCCGGTGGGCACCGCGGACAAGGTTCGCGAGGCCATCGCCAAGGTGACGGACGTGGAGTTCGACGTCGTCTCCAACCCGGAGTTCCTGAAGGAAGGCGCCGCGCTGGACGACTTCTTCAAGCCGGACCGCGTCGTCATTGGCGCGGACACCGAGCGCGCCCGGACCCTGATGGGGGAGCTGTACGCGCCGTTCGTGCGCACGGAGAACCCCATCCTGTTCATGGACACGCGCTCCGCGGAGCTGACGAAGTACGCGGCGAACGCGATGCTCGCGACGCGCATCTCCTTCATGAACGACGTGGCCGCGCTCTGCGAGAAGGTGGGCGCGGACGTGGACTTCGTGCGCAAGGGCCTGGGCGCGGACAAGCGCATCGGCTACCCGTTCCTCTTCCCCGGCGTGGGCTACGGCGGCTCCTGCTTCCCCAAGGACGTGAAGGCGCTCGTCACGACGGCGCGTGAGTACGGCCTGGAGCTGGACCTGCTGCGCGCGGTGGAGCGCACCAACGAGCGGCAGAAGAAGCTGCTCGTGAACAAGGCCGTGAAGCACTACGGGACGCTGGAGGGCAAGAAGTTCGGCGTCTGGGGTCTGGCGTTCAAGCCGAAGACGGACGACATGCGCGAGGCGCCGTCCATCGAGGTCATCGAGGGCCTCATCGGCAAGGGCGCGACGGTGATCGCGCACGACCCGGTGGCCGCGCACGCGTCCAAGCGCGTCTTCGGCGACCGCATCCGCTACGCGGACCTGCCGTACGACGCGCTGGAGGGCGTGGACGGCCTGTTCGTGGTGACGGAGTGGAACGAGTTCCGCCACCCGGACTTCGCGCGCATGAAGTCGCTGATGAAGTCGCCGGTGATCTTCGACGGCCGCAACATCTTCCAGCCCGCGCGCATGCGTGAGCAGGGCTTCACCTACTTCGGCATCGGTCGCAAGTAG
- a CDS encoding acyltransferase family protein yields the protein MKQQSGGSLDALTGLRFLAALHVVLFHFGTPCIQGVAPEWMVQVVASGYASVGVFFLLSGFVLAYNYVDTAGGMQTPPRAFWSARVARVYPVFLLMFLLSAVPTAQGSLAANSVPVAAAKLTTAGLTTLMLLQSWVPQLALYWNPPSWSVSVEAFFYAVFPALAGRLERFRGARMKAALVGVWLLGLLPPVLYLVLRPDGPGTLNAASGGMWLAVVKLNPLMRLPEFLLGVLLGLVFVRERAAATVTSQRSGAVMALAGAALLVAGFSQGAWIPYPLMHNALLAPASALLVYGLARGGGPLGQVLARPWLVHLGGASYALYLLQYPVSELVHWMERFVGPSSPTRFLAVLLVLLVPASVAVHRWVETPWRTRVRRGLQPWVDGSPSRPAPAPVVPGT from the coding sequence ATGAAGCAGCAGTCCGGAGGCTCGCTGGATGCGCTGACAGGGCTGCGTTTCCTGGCGGCCCTGCACGTCGTCTTGTTCCACTTCGGCACCCCGTGCATCCAGGGCGTGGCGCCGGAGTGGATGGTGCAGGTGGTGGCCTCCGGCTATGCCTCCGTGGGGGTCTTCTTCCTCCTGTCCGGCTTCGTGCTCGCGTACAACTACGTGGACACGGCCGGCGGGATGCAGACCCCGCCCCGGGCCTTCTGGAGCGCGCGGGTGGCGCGCGTCTACCCGGTGTTCCTCCTGATGTTCCTGCTGTCGGCGGTGCCCACGGCGCAAGGCTCGCTGGCGGCGAACTCCGTGCCGGTGGCCGCGGCGAAGCTGACCACGGCGGGGCTCACCACGCTGATGCTGCTCCAGTCGTGGGTGCCGCAGCTGGCGCTGTACTGGAACCCGCCGTCCTGGTCCGTGTCGGTGGAGGCGTTTTTCTACGCGGTGTTCCCGGCGCTGGCCGGGCGGCTGGAGCGCTTCCGGGGCGCGCGCATGAAGGCCGCTCTGGTGGGCGTGTGGCTGTTGGGGCTGCTGCCGCCGGTGCTCTACCTGGTGCTGCGGCCGGACGGGCCGGGCACGCTGAACGCGGCGTCCGGTGGCATGTGGCTGGCGGTGGTGAAGCTCAACCCGCTGATGCGCCTGCCGGAGTTCCTGTTGGGCGTGCTGCTGGGGCTCGTCTTCGTGCGGGAGCGGGCGGCGGCGACGGTGACGTCCCAGCGCTCCGGCGCGGTGATGGCGCTGGCTGGCGCGGCGCTGCTGGTCGCGGGCTTCTCGCAGGGCGCGTGGATTCCGTATCCGCTGATGCACAACGCGCTGCTGGCGCCCGCGTCGGCGCTGCTGGTGTACGGGCTGGCGCGCGGCGGCGGTCCGCTGGGGCAGGTGCTGGCGAGGCCGTGGCTGGTGCACCTGGGCGGGGCCAGCTACGCGCTGTACCTGCTACAGTACCCCGTCAGCGAGCTGGTGCACTGGATGGAGCGGTTCGTGGGCCCGTCGTCGCCCACGCGCTTCCTGGCGGTGCTGCTGGTGTTGCTGGTGCCCGCGTCGGTGGCGGTGCACCGGTGGGTGGAGACGCCGTGGCGTACGCGGGTGCGGCGCGGGCTTCAGCCGTGGGTGGATGGCTCGCCCTCGCGGCCGGCTCCGGCTCCCGTGGTGCCGGGCACCTGA